In Euwallacea fornicatus isolate EFF26 chromosome 2, ASM4011564v1, whole genome shotgun sequence, one genomic interval encodes:
- the LOC136344532 gene encoding uncharacterized protein, which yields MKLAILLLTLTFTIHVSRANYLNQQPVAVAERARCGDFLNKLLSEMCGNVFAGPPPHKKSVIPVGFSNMLQDEYESSPDAMDDLYALYLNAMWRYGSHGRRKRFDGIVEECCLQTCSREQLREYCGIRRQGR from the exons ATGAAGCTCGCAATCCTCCTATTGACCCTCACTTTCACCATCCACGTCTCCAGAGCAAATTATCTGAACCAGCAGCCTGTAGCTGTGGCAGAAAGAGCGAGATGCGGTGATTTCCTCAATAAACTTCTCAGCGAAATGTGCGGAAACGTCTTTGCCGGACCCCCTCCTCACAAAAAGTCTGTGATACCCGTCG GTTTCAGTAACATGCTGCAAGATGAATATGAAAGCAGTCCTGATGCCATGGACGATCTGTACGCATTGTACTTGAACGCCATGTGGCGGTACGGTTCCCATGGACGTCGCAAGCGGTTCGACGGCATAGTAGAGGAGTGCTGTCTGCAGACTTGCTCCAGGGAGCAGCTGAGGGAGTATTGTGGCATCAGGCGACAGGGGCGTTAA